Proteins encoded within one genomic window of Manis pentadactyla isolate mManPen7 chromosome 4, mManPen7.hap1, whole genome shotgun sequence:
- the CELF3 gene encoding CUGBP Elav-like family member 3 isoform X4 has protein sequence MNRPIQVKPADSESRGEDRKLFVGMLGKQQTDEDVRKMFEPFGTIDECTVLRGPDGTSKGCAFVKFQTHAEAQAAIHTLHNSRTLPGASSSLVVKFADTEKERGLRRMQQVASQLGMFSPIALQFGAYSAYTQALIQQQAALVAAHSAYLSPMATMAAVQMQHMAAINANGLIATPITPSSGTSTPPAIAATPVSAIPAALGVNGYSPVPTQPAGQPATDALYPNGVHPYPAQSPAAPVDPLQQAYAGMQHYTAAYPTTYSLVAPAFPQPPALVTQQPPPAPQQQQPQQPQPQQREGPDGCNIFIYHLPQEFTDSEILQMFVPFGHVISAKVFVDRATNQSKCFGFVSFDNPASAQAAIQAMNGFQIGMKRLKVQLKRPKDANRPY, from the exons ATGAACAGGCCCATTCAGGTCAAGCCAGCCGACAGCGAGAGTCGAGGAG AAGACCGGAAGCTCTTTGTGGGGATGCTAGGGAAGCAGCAGACAGATGAGGATGTTAGGAAGATGTTCGAGCCTTTCGGGACCATAGACGAGTGCACTGTGCTCCGAGGACCAGATGGCACCAGCAAAG GCTGTGCCTTTGTGAAGTTCCAGACCCATGCTGAGGCCCAAGCCGCCATCCACACCCTCCACAACAGCCGGACCCTGCCG GGTGCCTCATCCAGCCTGGTGGTGAAGTTTGCTGACACCGAGAAGGAGCGAGGTCTCCGCAGAATGCAGCAGGTGGCGAGCCAGCTAGGCATGTTCAGCCCCATCGCCCTCCAGTTCGGAGCCTACAGCGCCTACACCCAGGCT CTGATACAGCAGCAGGCAGCGCTGGTGGCAGCGCACAGCGCCTACCTCAGCCCCATGGCCACCATGGCTGCTGTGCAGATGCAGCACATGGCTGCCATCAACGCCAATGGCCTCATCGCCACCCCCATCACCCCCTCCTCAG GAACCAGCACCCCTCCAGCCATCGCTGCCACACCAGTGTCTGCAATCCCTGCTGCCCTGGGTGTCAACGGCTACAGCCCAGTGCCcacccagcctgctgggcagccTGCCACTGATGCTCTGTATCCCAACGGGGTTCACCCCTACCCAG CCCAGAGCCCCGCGGCCCCCGTGGACCCCCTGCAGCAGGCCTACGCGGGGATGCAGCACTATACAG CAGCCTACCCCACAACCTACAGCCTGGTGGCACCTGCGTTCCCGCAGCCTCCTGCCCTGGTCACCCAGCAGCCCCCGCCGGCCccccagcagcagcagccgcAGCAGCCCCAGCCGCAGCAGCGGGAAG GCCCTGATGGCTGCAACATCTTCATCTACCACCTGCCCCAGGAGTTCACTGACTCAGAAATCCTCCAGATGTTTGTCCCCTTTGGCCATGTCATCTCAGCCAAAGTCTTTGTTGACCGGGCTACCAATCAGAGCAAGTGTTTTG GCTTTGTGAGTTTTGACAATCCGGCCAGTGCCCAGGCTGCCATCCAAGCCATGAATGGTTTCCAGATTGGCATGAAGCGCCTCAAAGTCCAGCTAAAGCGGCCTAAGGATGCCAACCGGCCCTACTGA